Sequence from the Clostridium botulinum genome:
AATAGTATTTGTGCACATACTATTGATAATATTTATAATGTAAAATATAAGCTTTATGAACTTGAAGAATTGTTGCCAGGATATTTTATGAGAGTTTCAAAATCAACAATTCTAAATACAAATCATATTTACTCCATAACACGTAGTTTATCATCATCAAGTAAGGTTGAATTTGAAAATACTCACAAACAGATATATGTTTCAAGATATTATTATAAACCTTTAAAAATTAAATTATCAGAAAAGAGGAAATGATATGAAAAAAGAAAGAATTTTTTGGGGAGCTTTATTTATATTAGCAGGTATTTTTTTAATTATAAGTAAACTTGGATTTTTCCCAGATGTGAATGTATTTAGTTTATTATTAACAGTTTTTTTAGTAGTAATTATTGTGAAAAGTGTACTTCGTTTAAATTTTTCGGGTATTTTATTTCCTATGGCATTTATTTGCATAATATATGATAAAGAATTAGGAATTACAGCAATTACCCCTTGGACTGTATTAATGGCCGCATTATTTGGTAGTATTGGTCTTTCTATGATATTTCATAAACATGTTAAATGGGGTAATTACAATCATGAGTGTGAAAACTATGAATTTGAGAAAATTAATATAGAAGATGAAAGTAATGTTAGATTTAAGAATTCATTTGGTGCTAGTATAAAATATATAAATACTGATAAGTTTGAGCAAGGTTATTTTGAGTGTTCTTTTGGAGCTATGAAATTGTATTTTGATAATGTAGATATGAGCAACAAAAGTGCTATTGTTAGGATTGATGCTTCCTTTTCAGGAATAGAATTATATATACCAAAAACTTGGAGTGTTCAGGATAAAACTAATGTATTTTTGGGTTCTGTTAGTGAAAAAAATAGAAATAATCAAATAACAACAAATAGTTTAACATTAGTTGGTGATATTAGCTTTTCAGGAGTAGAAATAATTTATATCTAAATTAAATAAGAAAAGAACTCATATTAATTTAAACAATAAATAAATAAATAAATAAATAAATAAATAAATAAAAGGTTGTCCAAAATTAAAATTTTAGACAACCTTTTTTTATACAATTTAATATGATATTAGCATATCCATGATATCCCAAAACTTCTAGACCCCGTATGTACGCTTATTACAGGTGATAGCTCATCAATTAATATTGTATGTTTAGGATATAATTCTAATACTTTTTCTTTTAATTTTAATGCAGAATCATAACCATCTGCATGAGCAATAATAATTTTTGAAGTCTCAGTTAAATCTTCATTTTTTATTAGTTCAATTAAATTATTATATACTTTATTCATGGTTCTTACCTTATTTTTTAATACTATTTGGCCTTCTTCAAAAGATAAGATGGGCTTTATATTTAACAATTTCCCAAAAGAAGCTGCAGATAAAGAAATTCTTCCAGTTCTACGTAAATGAGATAAATCATCTACTACTAAATATATTTTTGAATTCGATCTTATATATTCAAGATTTTTTAAAATATCATTAATAGAGCTTCCATTTTTAATTAATTCTAAAGTTGTGATTGCCATCTGTTTTTGGATAGTTGATGTAAAAAGAGAGTCAAAAACAATTATTTTATCATTTGAAATTTGATTTTTAGCTAACATTCCAGTTTGAAATGTACCACTTAATTTAGAGCTAATTGTAATGTATATAACGTGGTCATATTTATCTACTAGTTCTTCAAAAAGTTCAAAAACATCTCCAACAGAAGGTTGCGAAGTTGTTGGAAGATTTGCACATTCATTCATTTTAGTACAAAATTCGCTTGGAGTTATATCTATTCCATCATTAAAAGAATTATCGTCAATTATTAGTTGTAGTGGTAATGAATATAAGTTGTTATTATTTTCAAATAACTTTTTATCAATTACAGCAGTACTATCTACAACAACAGCTATTTTATGCATAGAGTTCACCTCCGAAAAATGTTATAAATGTTACAAAAGGTACACTTGTAACACTTACATATTCATCATATAATATTGTAAAGTATTAAGTCAATATTATGTAACAAATGGTACAAATAAGATAGGAGGTTACAAATGAGTCAATTTAATAAAAAAGTTAATCCTATAACTTTAAGATCAAAAAAATGGATTGTAAATTCATTAATAGAATTAATGGAGAAAAAACCTTACAATCAGATTACTTTAAAAGAAATTGCAGAAAATGTTGATTTAGCTAGACAAACAATTTACAGAAATTTTTCAACAAAGGAAGCCATATTGGAATATCACGTTGATGGATTATACAATGAATTTATAAGAATAATTTCTGCTAAAAAGGAAATAACATTAAATGATTTACTCATTACGTATTTTGAATATTGGTATAAAAATAAAGAATTTTTAAAAAAATTGATAGATGATAATGTATATTCAATATTGCTTGATTTACATTTAAAATATTTAAATTCAATGGCAACAAATGAAGAACTTAAAAAGTTAACTTTTGTATCAGAAAATAGTTACTTTAATCATTTCACAGCAGGGGGATTATGGTTTGTATTAAAAAGATGGATTGAGGATGATGCACAAAAAACACCTAAAGAAATGACTGATATTATTTTGAATTTTTATCACATTAAAGGATTGAATACAGAAAGCACTGAAGAAAAATGAATATAAGAGTTAATGTTAAATAAAAAAAGAGCTGTCATATTTAATCAAAACTATCCAATGTAAAATATATATGGAGTAGTTTGAAAGACAGCCATTTTTTATTAACTTACAGTATTAAAATAATATATTGAAGTTATAAAATAGTAGATTAAATAAATTATTAGATAAGGAACAATTGTATACAACATTAATGTAGCTAAGCTAATATGGAATAGTAAAGCAATATAGCTTAGTGCAACTGTGCTATGTATTGTAGCCATTATTAGTGGAACTGAAAATACAAATCCAACTTGCTTAAAGATAGAAGTTTTTAAGACATTATTTGAAACACCAATATTTTTTAAGATCTGGTATCTATTAACTTCCTCTTCAGCTTCAGACATTTGTTTAAAGAATATAATGCTACCAGTGCAAACTAGAAATATTAATCCTAAAAACATTCCAATAAACATTATAGTTCCGATATCAATAGAAGATGATGCATAATCCTCATAAAATGTTAGGGTAATATTTTTTTCTAATAAAGTTGATTTATATTTTTCTTGAAGATCTTTTATATCGTTGCTTATTCCTTGAGATTCTTTTTTATTATCAATTTGTAATATTGTATAGTTTGTTTTTTCTGTTAAATTTAAAGTTTCATATGTAGAGTCTTTAACAACAATAGTAACAGTAGTTAACATATGATGAATTAAGCTCTGATAAGTATTACCAACCATGTTTAATTTAAGCGGACCATTTTTTGAATCTAAAGATAAAGTTGATATTTTGCTTTCTGAATCAAATGAATTTAATATAAATGCATCATTTTCATTAGTAAGTTTAGGTAGATTAATTGAGTAAGAATTGTGACTTAAAAGTTTATTAAGTTCACTTTCTTTAATTACTGTATATGAATTGATATGAGATGCTCTAGTACTTCCATTAACAATTATAGTATCAATTGATTCTTCATAAAGTAATTTATTATTATCATAATTATTTATAATATTTTTTATGTCATTTATATAATTTTCATTAGTTGAAGTTGTAACAATTCCAAAAGGTATTGTTTTAGTTATATTTTTATTAAAATCCATTTGTAAAGCAACAGCTGTACCAACAGCTGTAAGTGTTGTAGCAGTTAAAATTGTAATAGTTGCAAGGGTTCTACT
This genomic interval carries:
- a CDS encoding LytTR family DNA-binding domain-containing protein; protein product: MKIRIEVDNKIKENEVIIRCNELSEEVKNIQILLGDMLSNKKCITFYKGDTEYYLSLEEILFFDTEENSICAHTIDNIYNVKYKLYELEELLPGYFMRVSKSTILNTNHIYSITRSLSSSSKVEFENTHKQIYVSRYYYKPLKIKLSEKRK
- a CDS encoding LiaF transmembrane domain-containing protein; this translates as MKKERIFWGALFILAGIFLIISKLGFFPDVNVFSLLLTVFLVVIIVKSVLRLNFSGILFPMAFICIIYDKELGITAITPWTVLMAALFGSIGLSMIFHKHVKWGNYNHECENYEFEKINIEDESNVRFKNSFGASIKYINTDKFEQGYFECSFGAMKLYFDNVDMSNKSAIVRIDASFSGIELYIPKTWSVQDKTNVFLGSVSEKNRNNQITTNSLTLVGDISFSGVEIIYI
- a CDS encoding DegV family protein, with the translated sequence MHKIAVVVDSTAVIDKKLFENNNNLYSLPLQLIIDDNSFNDGIDITPSEFCTKMNECANLPTTSQPSVGDVFELFEELVDKYDHVIYITISSKLSGTFQTGMLAKNQISNDKIIVFDSLFTSTIQKQMAITTLELIKNGSSINDILKNLEYIRSNSKIYLVVDDLSHLRRTGRISLSAASFGKLLNIKPILSFEEGQIVLKNKVRTMNKVYNNLIELIKNEDLTETSKIIIAHADGYDSALKLKEKVLELYPKHTILIDELSPVISVHTGSRSFGISWIC
- a CDS encoding TetR/AcrR family transcriptional regulator encodes the protein MSQFNKKVNPITLRSKKWIVNSLIELMEKKPYNQITLKEIAENVDLARQTIYRNFSTKEAILEYHVDGLYNEFIRIISAKKEITLNDLLITYFEYWYKNKEFLKKLIDDNVYSILLDLHLKYLNSMATNEELKKLTFVSENSYFNHFTAGGLWFVLKRWIEDDAQKTPKEMTDIILNFYHIKGLNTESTEEK
- a CDS encoding FtsX-like permease family protein — its product is MNLYNLAKNNVTKNLKNYGMYLFSLIFTVSIFESFKTLEYSDAATKNILGASNMLIVFNSSSIVISVFSLIFIYYSSNFFIKKRKKEIGLYALLGVENKRIATLLFFETLILGMVALIVGTLFGILFASISFSILSKISLEKFIFVFLFSPKAILSTVITFLLFFIIISIQSSTIIYKYSLIELFKANSKKEDKKKTSIISAILSVAFILIGYGIYFFAVKTNVSISFITLILVIVGTYLFFSSMLFFFVKMKRENKKHLYNGMNIISTNQLLYRIKGNSRTLATITILTATTLTAVGTAVALQMDFNKNITKTIPFGIVTTSTNENYINDIKNIINNYDNNKLLYEESIDTIIVNGSTRASHINSYTVIKESELNKLLSHNSYSINLPKLTNENDAFILNSFDSESKISTLSLDSKNGPLKLNMVGNTYQSLIHHMLTTVTIVVKDSTYETLNLTEKTNYTILQIDNKKESQGISNDIKDLQEKYKSTLLEKNITLTFYEDYASSSIDIGTIMFIGMFLGLIFLVCTGSIIFFKQMSEAEEEVNRYQILKNIGVSNNVLKTSIFKQVGFVFSVPLIMATIHSTVALSYIALLFHISLATLMLYTIVPYLIIYLIYYFITSIYYFNTVS